Sequence from the Brachionichthys hirsutus isolate HB-005 chromosome 4, CSIRO-AGI_Bhir_v1, whole genome shotgun sequence genome:
GGACTACGAGTACAAGATCGATGACTATTAAAGCAAATCCACTCAGAAGACGCCGCCGTGCTCGTTGCCATGTTGTGCTCTGATCAAGTCTCCAACCTGGCAACGTGCTGACCTGTAGAAAGGTCGGATCACAGGAACCGTTTGTCTtttgaatgatttttatttgagaTGCACATTAGAAACGTCACAGAAATACTTCAGAGCAGACAAAGGTGGAGAGACAAATAAACGCTtgctgatacacgtctgtgtTTTTGGGCGCCGTTTGACGTGACCTCAGTGGCCGGCGTTCATCTCGCTCTCCTCGTCGTTGGCGGCGGAGAACGCAGAGAAGCTGAGCGGCTCGCAGTCTAGAGTCCGGAGGTTGACCAGGCACGCCGTCTGGGTGCCGCCGAACTCTGGGACGGTGACCAGCAGGACCTCCTGGCCATCAGGGCCTAACAGGAAGAGAGCAAACGCGTGGGCTCAGCGGGAGCAGCTGCTGAGTCAAGAGCGACACCTAGTGGTGGAATTCAGTATCGAATCAGGTCCAGGATGGACCCACATCTGAGCTGAGATCAGAACTATCATGTTCGATTATCAGAATCTTTATTTACACAGGGCCCAGAGATGGAGCATTGATTAGCCTTTAGGCACCAACGTGATCGATCAGTGTCCACACACCTgagatgacctttgacctgagcgTCGGAGCGTTGCCGCTGAAGTAAACGTGGGGACACTCGTCCAGGATGAAGGGGTCTTTTAGGTAGAAGGGGTAACAGCCTGAAACAGAACCGGGTGAATAATTGGAACCAATACCCTttctttgaggggggggggcttgtcttCATCAGCTAACCGAGAGTGTCCGGCGCAAGTGGGGGCCAGGTGTCGCAGCCGGAGTGTCTCTTCCAGGATTTCCAGGTGGCTGTCCATGCTGCTGTACTTCTGAATGTCGCTGACGTTCTGGCCAGATGTTCCCAGGAACCTGGAGAGAAACCGGCCCTTTAAGGATCCGCCcagtgggcgggggggggggggtggggtcacTTACCTCACTCCATCGATGCTGGCGACGTAGGGGTTGGAGGTCAGCTGGAGGGTGGGGTACACCGAGGACAGGGGGAACATGCACCGGTGGAGCGGCTGCTGGGGGAGGGTGTAGTTGGTCGGGTCGTTCTGGCCCGGCATCACATCCACCGGAACCGAGGCCtagagcacaggtgacaggtcacatgacagccaatcagagggcagCACTGCAACTGTGATCATCCTTGGTCATACAGGAAGTAGCAAAGCCAGCCAGCAGGTCGTTCATTCCGATCGGTCACGTCGCTTTACCTGTTCAGCAGGTGACTAATAAAAGAAGAGAGTCGCTGGAATGATCCGGTCTCCACAGCGAGCGGGAAGATTAACGCCGAAGGTTCTGAACGTTTCGTTCCTCAGATGTTTAAGGATGAagaatggaagggggggggacgggggggacctaccgccagctgcagcagcagctcgtccAGCAGCCGGACGGCCTCCACGCTGCCGGCCTGGCTCTTCTTGGTCAGGTACTTGGGCTCGACGAAGAGAAATACAACAGGTAGCACGATggttttaaccccccccccccccccccccccccccccaataagtTCAATGTGTAGATAACTGTGCTTCAGGGGGGCAGCTGCAGCCACCTTCGTGCAGGCGTCCTTGTCCTGGGTGCTCTGGCTCAAGAGGTTTCCAGCCAGCAGGACCCTGGAAATGGTGGCGGCCCCgccctgctccccctgctcgCCAAGCTGACCGGTTACCATGTCGACCAGTAACTGCAGCCCGAGCATGCCGTCAGCGTGGCTGCTGCCGAGACCAGCCCGGAGGCCAGCAACACGAACCTGGAGACAGCAGGCCGACCGTTAGAGTCCagtacctgggggggggggggcttccaggtGTGCAGGTGTTCACCTGTCAGAGCTCAGTGCAGGTCGGGGCGTCTGCAGAGGAAGATCAGCCAAGCAGAAGTCCTCCACCGTCAGCTTCCCGTCACTCCGCTCAGCTCCATAGACGGCGAGGACGCTGCCTGGGAGAAGCCACGCCCCACAAGAAAGGTCACCCcgccacgcacacgcacacacacacgcacacgcacacgcacacgcacacgcacacacacacgtcaccacGGCTGCGTGGAGTTTTGTAATCAAGTTACTCAAATGTGTGGATCACCTTGTCACCACGATTGATCCTTACCTGTGACACACCTGTCTCGGTCTATCTTTCCCTCCAAGCGGATCCTCTGGAGCTCGTCCTCCAGGATGAGCTCGTCGCTTTCCCCGATGTATTTGGCTCGGGCAGGCTGAGGCAGCAGGTTGTGCTGAAGGAGATGAAACACGGAAGCATTCGTTTCATCCTGAGGGGATTGATCTTGCAGATGGAGCGTGACGCTGACCTCATCGCTGATCTCTCTCAGGATGGACGGCTGCAGGTCCATTCGCTTGAACAGCGTTCCCACGATGCAGCAGCGCTCCCCGGCCTGAAGGTCACACAGCCTNNNNNNNNNNNNNNNNNNNNNNNNNNNNNNNNNNNNNNNNNNNNNNNNNNNNNNNNNNNNNNNNNNNNNNNNNNNNNNNNNNNNNNNNNNNNNNNNNNNNTCCAGGTGTGCAGGTGTTCACCTGTCAGAGCTCAGTGCAGGTCGGGGCGTCTGCAGAGGAAGATCAGCCAAGCAGAAGTCCTCCACCGTCAGCTTCCCGTCACTCCGCTCAGCTCCATAGACGGCGAGGACGCTGCCTGGGAGAAGCCACGCCCCACAAGAAAGGTCACCccgccacgcacacacacacacacacacgcacacgcacacgcacacacacacgcacacgcacacgcacacacacacgcacacacccacgtcACCACGGCTGCGTGGAGTTTTGTAATCAAGTTACTCAAATGTGTGGATCACCTTGTCACCACGATTGATCCTTACCTGTGACACACCTGTCTCGGTCTATCTTTCCCTCCAAGCGGATCCTCTGGAGCTCGTCCTCCAGGATGAGCTCGTCGCTTTCCCCGATGTATTTGGCTCGGGCAGGCTGAGGCAGCAGGTTGTGCTGAAGGAGATGAAACACGGAAGCATTCGTTTCATCCTGAGGGGATTGATCTTTTGATCTTGCAGATGGAGCGTGACGCTGACCTCATCGCTGATCTCTCTCAG
This genomic interval carries:
- the pold2 gene encoding LOW QUALITY PROTEIN: DNA polymerase delta subunit 2 (The sequence of the model RefSeq protein was modified relative to this genomic sequence to represent the inferred CDS: inserted 1 base in 1 codon; deleted 1 base in 1 codon) — encoded protein: MFSELSVQGGSSLLSRPAPDDQGPVFERLLPAYRSGSERFRVGERERSFTRQYAHIYAARLMQMRPLLSERARQKWGSDVPIRRLCDLQAGERCCIVGTLFKRMDLQPSILREISDEHNLLPQPARAKYIGESDELILEDELQRIRLEGKIDRDRCVTGSVLAVYGAERSDGKLTVEDFCLADLPLQTPRPALSSDRFVLLASGXGLGSSHADGMLGLQLLVDMVTGQLGEQGEQGGAATISRVLLAGNLLSQSTQDKDACTKPKYLTKKSQAGSVEAVRLLDELLLQLAASVPVDVMPGQNDPTNYTLPQQPLHRCMFPLSSVYPTLQLTSNPYVASIDGVRFLGTSGQNVSDIQKYSSMDSHLEILEETLRLRHLAPTAPDTLGCYPFYLKDPFILDECPHVYFSGNAPTLRSKVISGPDGQEVLLVTVPEFGGTQTACLVNLRTLDCEPLSFSAFSAANDEESEMNAGH